One Glycine max cultivar Williams 82 chromosome 3, Glycine_max_v4.0, whole genome shotgun sequence DNA window includes the following coding sequences:
- the LOC100798481 gene encoding putative calcium-transporting ATPase 11, plasma membrane-type gives MEKTLLKDFELQHKNPSVEALRRWRSAVTLVKNHRRRFRMVADLDKRVQAEQIKQGIKEKIRIALYVQKAALQFIDAGNRVEYKLSSEARDSGFGIHPDEIASIVRGHDNKTLNDIGGVESIARKLLVSVDGGVSEESINSRQQIYGFNRYTEKPSRSFLMFVWDALQDLTLIILMVCAVVSIVIGIATEGWPKGTYDGVGIILSIFLVVVVTAVSDYKQSLQFRDLDKEKKKIFVQVNRDGKRQKISIYDIVVGDVVHLSTGDQVPADGIFLSGYSLLIDESSLSGESEPVNITEEKPFLLSGTKVQDGQGKMLVTTVGMRTEWGKLMETLNEGGEDETPLQVKLNGVATIIGKIGLTFAILTFVVLTVRFVVEKALHGDFASWSSDDAKKLLDFFAIAVTIIVVAVPEGLPLAVTLSLAFAMKKLMNDKALVRHLSACETMGSASCICTDKTGTLTTNKMVVTKAWICEKAMQIKGTESANELKTCTSEGVINILLQAIFQNTSAEVVKDDKNGKDTILGTPTESALLEFGCLLSADFDAYAQRREYKILKVEPFNSVRKKMSVLVGLPNGGVRAFCKGASEIILKMCDKTIDCNGEVVDLPEDGANNVSDVINAFASEALRTICLAFKEINETHEPNSIPDSGYTLIALVGIKDPVRPGVKEAVQTCMAAGITIRMVTGDNINTAKAIAKECGLLTEGGLAIEGPDFRDLSPEQMKDVIPRIQVMARSLPLDKHKLVTNLRKMFGEVVAVTGDGTNDAPALREADIGLAMGIAGTEVAKENADVIIMDDNFTTIVNVVKWGRAVYINIQKFVQFQLTVNVVALVINFISACITGSAPLTAVQLLWVNLIMDTLGALALATEPPNDGLLKRPPVARGANFITKPMWRNIIGQSIYQLIILGILNFDGKRLLGLGGSDSTKILNTLIFNSFVFCQVFNEINSRDIDKINIFRGMFDSWIFMAIIFATAAFQVVIVEFLGTFASTVPLNWQFWLLSVVIGAFSMPIAAILKCIPVERDASKQHRDGYEALPSGPELA, from the exons ATGGAGAAAACTCTCCTCAAGGATTTCGAGCTCCAGCACAAAAATCCCTCCGTCGAAGCCCTCCGCCGATGGAGATCCGCCGTCACTCTCGTCAAAAACCACCGCCGCCGCTTCCGCATGGTCGCCGATCTCGACAAGCGCGTCCAAGCCGAGCAGATTAAGCAGGGGATCAag GAAAAAATTCGAATTGCTCTCTACGTTCAAAAGGCAGCATTACAATTTATTGATG CTGGTAATCGAGTTGAGTACAAACTATCAAGTGAGGCAAGAGATTCTGGTTTTGGTATTCATCCAGATGAGATTGCATCTATTGTTCGTGGTCATGATAACAAGACCTTAAATGATATTGGTGGAGTTGAATCCATTGCAAGGAAATTGTTAGTTTCGGTTGATGGAGGTGTCAGCGAAGAGAGTATAAATAGCAGACAACAGATTTATGGATTCAATCGTTATACCGAAAAACCTTCTAGATCGTTCCTGATGTTTGTGTGGGATGCATTGCAGGACTTAACTCTAATCATTCTCATGGTTTGTGCTGTAGTTTCTATAGTTATAGGGATTGCCACTGAAGGGTGGCCAAAGGGAACTTATGATGGTGTGGGAATCATACTCAGTATATTCTTGGTTGTCGTTGTTACAGCTGTCAGTGATTACAAGCAGTCCCTGCAGTTCAGAGATTTGgacaaagagaagaaaaagatatttGTTCAGGTCAATAGAGATGGGAAAAGACAGAAGATCTCAATTTATGATATAGTAGTTGGTGATGTTGTTCATTTGTCAACTGGGGATCAAGTTCCAGCTGATGGGATTTTTTTATCAGGATACTCTTTGCTTATTGATGAATCAAGTTTGTCAGGTGAGAGCGAACCTGTAAATATAACTGAAGAAAAACCTTTTCTTCTCTCAGGAACCAAAGTGCAGGATGGTCAGGGGAAGATGTTAGTTACAACTGTTGGCATGAGGACTGAATGGGGAAAATTGATGGAGACTCTAAACGAGGGAGGAGAGGATGAAACCCCATTGCAGGTTAAATTAAATGGAGTAGCTACTATTATTGGTAAAATTGGTTTGACATTTGCCATTCTGACATTTGTAGTGTTGACAGTTAGGTTTGTGGTCGAAAAAGCGCTTCATGGTGACTTTGCTAGTTGGTCTTCAGATGATGCAAAGAAGTTACTGGACTTCTTTGCTATTGCTGTAACCATAATAGTTGTTGCAGTTCCTGAAGGATTACCACTGGCTGTGACACTCAGTCTTGCTTTTGCAATGAAAAAACTAATGAATGACAAGGCACTTGTAAGGCATCTTTCTGCTTGTGAGACTATGGGTTCAGCTAGTTGCATTTGCACAGATAAGACAGGGACATTGACCACTAACAAAATGGTGGTTACTAAAGCATGGATATGCGAAAAAGCCATGCAGATAAAAGGTACTGAGAGTGCAAACGAACTGAAAACATGTACATCTGAAGGAGTTATAAACATCCTTTTGCAGGCTATATTTCAAAACACTTCTGCTGAAGTAGTTAAGGATGATAAAAATGGAAAGGACACAATATTGGGAACCCCAACAGAATCAGCATTATTGGAATTTGGATGCCTTTTGAGTGCTGATTTTGATGCGTATGCACAGCGTAGAGAGTATAAGATACTCAAAGTTGAGCCATTCAATTCAGTCCGAAAGAAAATGTCCGTGCTTGTGGGTCTTCCTAATGGAGGAGTCCGAGCTTTCTGCAAAGGTGCAtcagaaataatattaaaaatgtgtgACAAAACTATTGATTGCAATGGGGAAGTTGTTGATCTTCCTGAAGACGGGGCAAATAATGTCTCTGATGTTATAAATGCCTTTGCCTCTGAAGCTTTGAGAACTATTTGTTTGGCCTTCAAAGAGATAAATGAAACCCATGAACCCAACAGCATTCCTGATAGTGGCTATACTCTAATAGCCTTAGTAGGAATCAAGGATCCTGTACGCCCTGGGGTTAAGGAAGCTGTTCAAACTTGTATGGCTGCTGGAATAACTATCCGCATGGTTACTGGTGATAACATAAATACAGCTAAAGCTATAGCTAAAGAATGTGGTTTACTTACCGAGGGTGGTCTAGCCATAGAAGGTCCAGATTTCCGTGACTTGTCTCCTGAGCAAATGAAGGATGTCATACCAAGAATCCAG GTGATGGCACGATCCTTACCGCTCGACAAGCATAAGTTAGTTAccaatttgaggaaaatgttcgGTGAGGTTGTTGCTGTTACTGGCGATGGAACTAATGATGCCCCTGCACTGCGTGAGGCAGACATTGGACTTGCAATGGGCATAGCAGGAACTGAG GTCGCTAAAGAAAATGCTGATGTCATTATAATGGATGATAACTTCACGACTATTGTCAATGTTGTCAAATGGGGACGTGCAGTATATATAAACATTCAAAAATTTGTGCAGTTTCAATTGACAGTTAATGTTGTTGCTCTGGTTATCAACTTCATTTCTGCATGCATCACTG GATCTGCTCCACTCACAGCTGTTCAGTTGCTTTGGGTCAACTTGATCATGGACACTCTTGGGGCATTAGCCCTGGCTACTGAACCTCCTAACGATGGACTTTTGAAAAGACCCCCAGTTGCAAGAGGAGCAAACTTTATCACCAAACCTATGTGGAGGAATATCATAGGTCAAAGcatatatcaattaattatcCTTGGGATTCTAAATTTTGATGGGAAGAGGCTGCTCGGACTTGGTGGTTCAGATTCAACAAAAATACTCAACACGTTGATATTCAACTCCTTTGTATTTTGCCAG GTGTTTAATGAGATAAACAGCAGAGATATTGACAAGATAAACATATTCAGAGGCATGTTTGACAGCTGGATATTTATGGCGATAATTTTCGCCACCGCTGCATTTCAAGTGGTGATAGTTGAATTCCTTGGAACGTTTGCCAGCACTGTGCCTCTAAACTGGCAATTCTGGTTACTAAGTGTGGTAATCGGAGCATTTAGCATGCCTATAGCTGCTATCCTCAAGTGCATCCCAGTTGAAAGAGATGCTAGTAAGCAGCACCGTGATGGTTATGAGGCACTGCCATCTGGTCCGGAGCTGGCATAA
- the LOC100797956 gene encoding UDP-URONIC ACID TRANSPORTER 1 → MSTHGSYSMRSKGSFENEAKATGKESGGGGGGGGGKSGKTMSTNSKENLFIVFLVTLWYSSNIGVILLNKYLLSNYGFKFPIFLTMCHMSACAVLSYVSIVFFKVVPQQMIKSRSQFIKIATLSLVFCASVVGGNISLRYLAVSFNQAVGATTPFFTAVFAYLATLKREAWVTYGALVPVVAGVVIASGGEPGFHLFGFIMCLSATAARAFKSVLQSILLSSEGEKLNSMNLLLYMSPIAVLVLLPAALIMEPNVVDVILTLAKDHKSVWLLLFLNSVTAYAANLTNFLVTKHTSALTLQVLGNAKGAVAVVISILLFRNPVTVLGMGGYTITVMGVAAYGETKRRFR, encoded by the exons ATGAGCACACATGGTTCTTACAGCATGAGATCCAAAGGCTCCTTTGAAAATGAAGCCAAGGCAACAGGGAAAGAAAGTGGG GGAGGAGGCGGTGGTGGAGGTGGCAAGAGTGGAAAGACAATGTCCACCAACAGCAAGGAGAATTTGTTCATAGTTTTTCTTGTTACACTTTGGTACTCTTCAAACATTGGTGTGATCCTTCTGAACAAGTATCTGCTCTCAAACTATGGATTCAAGTTCCCAATCTTCCTCACAATGTGCCACATGTCGGCCTGTGCTGTCCTCAGCTATGTCTCCATTGTGTTCTTCAAGGTGGTGCCTCAGCAGATGATCAAATCAAGGTCCCAGTTCATCAAGATTGCAACTTTGAGCCTTGTTTTCTGTGCCTCTGTGGTTGGTGGCAACATTTCTCTCAGGTACCTTGCTGTGTCATTCAACCAGGCTGTTGGGGCAACCACACCCTTTTTCACTGCTGTTTTTGCCTATTTGGCCACCCTCAAGAGAGAGGCCTGGGTTACCTATGGTGCCCTGGTTCCTGTTGTTGCTGGAGTTGTCATTGCAAGTGGG GGCGAGCCAGGGTTTCACTTATTTGGATTCATTATGTGCCTAAGTGCAACCGCTGCAAGAGCCTTCAAGTCTGTCCTTCAGAGCATTTTACTCTCTTCTGAagg GGAAAAGTTGAACTCAATGAACTTGCTCCTGTATATGTCTCCAATCGCGGTCCTAGTTTTGTTGCCTGCAGCACTTATCATGGAGCCTAATGTCGTAGATGTCATATTGACGCTTGCAAAGGACCATAAATCTGTGTGGCTACTTCTTTTCCTAAACTCAGTCACAGCATATGCAGCTAACTTAACAAACTTCTTGGTGACTAAACATACCAGTGCTCTCACACTCCAG GTGTTAGGCAATGCGAAAGGTGCTGTAGCTGTTGTAATCTCAATACTCCTATTCAGAAACCCTGTCACTGTTCTTGGCATGGGTGGCTATACAATTACCGTGATGGGAGTGGCTGCATATGGAGAAACAAAAAGGAGGTTTAGATGA